A genomic segment from Nicotiana sylvestris chromosome 1, ASM39365v2, whole genome shotgun sequence encodes:
- the LOC104215139 gene encoding aquaporin PIP1-2: MEGKEEDVKVGANKYSERQPLGTSAQSKDYKEPPPAPLFEPGELHSWSFWRAGIAEFMATFLFLYITVLTVMGYSRANSKCSTVGVQGIAWAFGGMIFALVYCTAGISGGHINPAVTFGLFLARKLSLTRAVFYIVMQCLGAICGAGVVKGFQPSLYQVKGGGANVVNHGYTKGDGLGAEIVGTFVLVYTVFSATDAKRNARDSHVPILAPLPIGFAVFLVHLATIPITGTGINPARSLGAAIIYNRDQAWDDHWIFWVGPFVGAALAALYHQVIIRAIPFKSGNLA, encoded by the exons ATGGAGGGGAAAGAAGAGGATGTGAAGGTAGGAGCAAACAAGTATTCAGAAAGGCAGCCATTAGGGACCTCAGCACAGAGCAAAGACTATAAGGAACCACCACCAGCACCATTGTTTGAGCCTGGTGAGCTCCATTCTTGGTCCTTTTGGAGAGCTGGGATTGCTGAATTTATGGCTACTTTCTTGTTCCTTTACATCACTGTCTTGACTGTCATGGGTTACTCTAGGGCTAACAGCAAATGTAGTACTGTTGGTGTTCAAGGTATTGCTTGGGCTTTTGGTGGTATGATTTTTGCCCTTGTGTACTGTACTGCTGGTATCTCAG GTGGACACATTAACCCTGCTGTGACATTTGGTTTGTTTCTGGCAAGAAAATTGTCCCTAACAAGGGCAGTGTTCTACATTGTGATGCAATGCCTTGGTGCAATCTGTGGTGCTGGTGTTGTCAAAGGGTTCCAGCCATCTTTGTATCAGGTTAAGGGTGGAGGTGCCAATGTTGTGAATCATGGTTATACCAAAGGAGATGGCCTTGGTGCTGAGATTGTTGGCACTTTTGTTCTTGTCTATACAGTCTTCTCTGCTACTGATGCCAAGAGAAATGCTAGAGACTCCCATGTCCCT ATTTTGGCACCTCTCCCAATTGGATTTGCAGTGTTCTTAGTTCACTTAGCCACTATCCCAATCACAGGCACAGGCATTAATCCTGCTAGAAGCCTAGGTGCTGCCATTATCTACAACAGAGATCAAGCATGGGATGACCAT TGGATTTTCTGGGTGGGACCATTCGTTGGAGCTGCACTTGCTGCCTTGTACCACCAGGTTATCATAAGAGCCATTCCATTCAAGAGTGGAAACTTGGCTTAA